The Bradyrhizobium ottawaense genome window below encodes:
- a CDS encoding YciI family protein, whose protein sequence is MLYAILAYHVEDEILSWTPEQDAAVVAKVIEVQAPLRASGQFGPAARLDETRKARTLRGPGAGMVLDGPFAETKEQLLGFHLMECASEEEAIAAARKLRAVNPTAVYEIRPVKLYVPADGFGATSG, encoded by the coding sequence ATGCTTTACGCCATCCTGGCCTACCACGTGGAAGACGAGATCCTGTCCTGGACGCCTGAGCAGGACGCCGCGGTCGTGGCCAAGGTCATCGAGGTTCAGGCCCCCTTGCGGGCCAGCGGGCAGTTCGGGCCGGCCGCCCGTCTGGATGAGACCCGAAAGGCCCGCACCTTGCGTGGCCCCGGCGCGGGCATGGTGCTGGACGGCCCGTTCGCGGAGACCAAGGAGCAGCTTCTGGGCTTCCACCTGATGGAATGCGCCAGCGAGGAGGAGGCGATCGCGGCGGCACGGAAACTGCGTGCGGTCAACCCGACGGCGGTCTACGAAATCCGCCCGGTCAAGCTTTACGTGCCGGCCGATGGGTTCGGCGCGACGTCCGGGTGA
- a CDS encoding GAF domain-containing protein, translating into MRATTRPPDPLLNAVAAAQGRADQPEALFSAMDQALKSAIGHKLFTILTYDDDTGEAARIYSNLPGPYPTGGRKRLAPGPWTEAVLDRGEAYIGRTLDDLRNVFADHELIASLGCESVLNMPVRWRGRTLGSLNLLHEAGWYGADDATACLPFAQLALPALLTQS; encoded by the coding sequence ATGAGGGCAACGACGCGCCCGCCCGATCCGCTGCTCAACGCCGTGGCGGCGGCGCAGGGCAGGGCGGATCAGCCGGAGGCGCTGTTCTCGGCGATGGACCAAGCCTTGAAATCGGCGATCGGGCACAAGCTGTTCACGATCCTGACCTATGACGACGATACGGGCGAAGCGGCGCGGATCTATTCCAATCTCCCCGGGCCTTACCCGACGGGCGGCCGCAAGCGGCTGGCGCCGGGCCCCTGGACCGAGGCCGTGCTCGACCGCGGCGAGGCCTATATCGGCCGCACTCTCGATGATCTGCGCAATGTGTTCGCCGATCACGAGCTGATCGCTTCACTCGGCTGCGAGAGCGTGCTCAACATGCCCGTGCGCTGGCGCGGGCGCACGCTCGGCTCGCTCAACCTGCTCCATGAAGCGGGCTGGTACGGCGCGGACGATGCCACCGCGTGTCTTCCATTTGCCCAGCTCGCATTGCCCGCGCTGCTCACACAGTCCTGA
- a CDS encoding LLM class flavin-dependent oxidoreductase — translation MTASLQFGLDTFGDVTGDAAGAMLPHAQVIRNVVDEAVLADELGLDFIGLGEHHRADFAISSPETVLAAIASRTKRIHLGSAVTVLSSDDPIRVFQRFATLDALSNGRAEVILGRGSFTESFPLFGFDLRKYEELFEEKLDLFAALLAQKPVSWEGKLRPPLRDQLVYPPVEDGRLKTWIGVGGSPQSVVRAAHYDLPLMLAIIGGDPARFAPFVDLHHRAAKEFGRPAQPIGVHSPGYVAETDEEAREELWPDYKAMRDRIGKERGWPPMGRDEFASEVEHGSLYAGSPETVARKIARTAKTLGIARFQLKYSAGPLPHQKLMKSIELYGRKVVPMVREMMG, via the coding sequence ATGACCGCATCGCTTCAATTCGGACTGGATACTTTTGGCGACGTCACCGGGGATGCCGCAGGCGCCATGCTTCCGCACGCGCAGGTGATCCGCAACGTCGTCGACGAAGCGGTGCTGGCCGACGAACTCGGCCTCGACTTCATCGGCCTCGGCGAACACCACCGCGCCGATTTTGCGATCTCCTCGCCGGAGACCGTGCTCGCCGCGATCGCATCGCGGACCAAGCGCATCCATCTCGGCTCGGCCGTAACGGTGCTGTCTTCGGACGATCCCATCCGCGTCTTCCAGCGCTTTGCCACGCTGGACGCGCTCTCCAACGGACGCGCCGAGGTGATCCTCGGCCGCGGCTCGTTCACTGAATCCTTTCCGTTGTTCGGTTTCGACCTGCGCAAATACGAAGAGCTGTTCGAGGAGAAGCTGGACCTGTTTGCTGCCCTGCTGGCGCAGAAGCCGGTGAGCTGGGAGGGCAAGCTGCGTCCGCCGCTGCGGGATCAGCTGGTCTATCCCCCGGTCGAGGACGGCCGGCTTAAAACCTGGATCGGCGTCGGCGGCAGCCCGCAATCGGTGGTGCGCGCTGCGCATTACGACCTGCCTTTGATGCTCGCGATCATCGGCGGCGATCCCGCGCGCTTTGCGCCGTTCGTCGATCTCCATCACCGCGCCGCCAAGGAGTTCGGCCGCCCCGCGCAGCCGATCGGCGTGCACTCGCCCGGCTATGTCGCCGAGACGGATGAAGAGGCGCGCGAGGAGCTATGGCCCGACTACAAGGCCATGCGCGACCGCATCGGCAAGGAACGCGGCTGGCCGCCGATGGGCCGCGACGAGTTCGCGAGCGAGGTCGAGCACGGCTCGCTCTATGCCGGCTCGCCGGAAACGGTGGCGCGCAAGATCGCCAGGACGGCGAAGACGCTCGGCATTGCGCGGTTTCAGCTGAAGTACTCGGCGGGTCCCTTGCCGCATCAGAAGCTGATGAAGAGCATCGAGCTTTATGGGCGCAAGGTGGTGCCGATGGTGCGGGAGATGATGGGGTAG
- the rlmB gene encoding 23S rRNA (guanosine(2251)-2'-O)-methyltransferase RlmB: protein MKDRKFTPRGPRGGAKPFNRPGKSAGRPAWRDRDSHADGPVILYGWHTVTMALANPERRIRKLTLTENAAKRLADENIETRVTPEIVRPQEIDRLLSPDAVHQGLLAEADPLPSPDIETLKQEGMVLVLDQITDPHNVGAILRSAAAFAVKAIVTTARHSPEATGVLAKAASGALELVPVVTVQNLARALTTLNEIGFQTVGLDSEGSADLSDVALREPLALVLGAEGKGLRQLTRETCSVVARLDMPGEIKSLNVSNAAVLSLYVGASRLGLMK from the coding sequence ATGAAGGATCGAAAATTCACCCCCAGGGGCCCCCGCGGCGGGGCTAAGCCCTTCAACAGACCCGGGAAATCGGCCGGCCGGCCGGCCTGGCGCGACCGCGATTCGCACGCCGACGGGCCGGTCATCCTCTATGGCTGGCACACCGTCACCATGGCGCTGGCCAACCCGGAGCGACGGATCCGCAAGCTGACGCTGACCGAGAACGCTGCGAAGCGACTTGCGGACGAGAATATCGAGACCCGCGTCACGCCCGAGATCGTCCGGCCCCAGGAGATCGACCGTCTGCTCTCGCCCGATGCCGTGCATCAGGGCCTGCTTGCGGAAGCCGATCCTCTGCCTTCGCCTGATATCGAGACCTTGAAGCAGGAAGGCATGGTGCTGGTGCTCGACCAGATCACCGACCCGCACAATGTCGGCGCGATCCTGCGCTCTGCCGCAGCGTTCGCGGTGAAGGCGATCGTCACCACTGCCCGCCACAGCCCGGAAGCCACCGGCGTGCTCGCCAAGGCCGCCTCCGGCGCGCTGGAACTGGTGCCTGTTGTGACCGTGCAGAACCTCGCGCGCGCCCTGACCACGCTGAATGAAATCGGCTTCCAGACCGTCGGGCTGGACAGCGAAGGCAGCGCGGATCTCAGCGACGTCGCGCTGCGCGAGCCGCTCGCGCTGGTGTTAGGGGCCGAAGGCAAGGGCCTGCGGCAATTGACCCGCGAGACCTGCAGCGTCGTGGCGCGGCTCGACATGCCCGGCGAGATCAAGAGCCTCAACGTCTCCAACGCCGCCGTGCTCTCGCTCTATGTCGGCGCGAGCCGGCTCGGGCTGATGAAGTAG
- a CDS encoding MFS transporter, translating into MSMISARIERLPFARFHTHLLLMGGLGYMFDAMDAAVLAFILPVLRTAWNLTSVQIGVLGSSTYIGFLFGALLAGTLGDLIGRRAVMMSALALYCAASIVSAAVDSWPSFFAARVVAGMGTGAESAIIAPYLAEFVARRFRGSFTGALAGFFSFGFVAAALLGYFIVPAYENGWRIVLVITAVPVVMLLWWRRALPESPRWLESRGRAKEAEAVLDRIEAGFARQGHVLPQPVVDAVSPPVAGGTLLANFAALLAPRQARITVMTWIMWLAITFSYYSFFVWIPGLLVQNGMSITKSFAYSLAIYCAQIPGYFSAAYFNERIGRQATIASYMVLGGISALGLAFAQSDQHIMVAGILLSFFMNGTYAGVYAYTAEVFPTPVRTTGAGLASAIGRIGAIVSPILVGYLYPNFGFAGVFGITTSVLLIGALTVVVMGVPTRGRSLEDIAAGEVA; encoded by the coding sequence ATGTCGATGATCTCGGCGCGCATCGAGCGCCTGCCATTCGCACGCTTCCACACGCATCTGTTGTTGATGGGCGGGCTCGGCTACATGTTCGACGCGATGGACGCCGCCGTTCTGGCGTTCATCCTGCCGGTGCTGCGCACCGCCTGGAATCTGACGAGCGTGCAGATCGGCGTGCTCGGCAGCAGCACCTATATCGGCTTCCTGTTCGGCGCGTTGCTGGCGGGCACGCTCGGCGACCTGATCGGACGCCGCGCGGTGATGATGTCGGCGCTGGCGCTCTATTGTGCCGCATCGATCGTCAGCGCCGCCGTGGACAGCTGGCCATCCTTCTTCGCCGCCCGCGTTGTCGCGGGCATGGGCACCGGCGCCGAGAGCGCGATCATCGCGCCTTATCTCGCCGAGTTCGTGGCGCGGCGCTTCCGCGGCAGCTTCACCGGCGCGCTGGCCGGGTTCTTCTCCTTCGGCTTCGTCGCGGCGGCCTTGCTCGGCTACTTCATCGTTCCCGCCTATGAGAACGGCTGGCGCATCGTGCTGGTGATCACCGCGGTGCCGGTCGTCATGCTGCTCTGGTGGCGCCGGGCGCTGCCGGAATCGCCGCGCTGGCTGGAAAGCCGGGGCAGGGCGAAGGAAGCCGAAGCGGTGCTGGACAGGATCGAAGCCGGCTTCGCGCGCCAGGGGCATGTGCTGCCGCAGCCGGTCGTCGACGCGGTCAGCCCGCCCGTCGCCGGGGGAACGTTGCTTGCCAATTTCGCGGCGCTTCTGGCGCCCCGGCAGGCGCGCATCACCGTCATGACCTGGATCATGTGGCTTGCGATCACCTTCAGCTATTATTCCTTCTTCGTCTGGATTCCCGGCCTCCTGGTCCAGAACGGCATGAGCATCACCAAGAGCTTCGCCTATTCGCTCGCGATCTATTGCGCGCAGATCCCCGGCTATTTCAGCGCCGCGTATTTCAACGAGCGCATCGGCCGGCAGGCGACCATTGCGTCCTACATGGTGCTCGGCGGTATCAGCGCGCTCGGACTCGCTTTCGCGCAGAGCGACCAGCACATCATGGTCGCGGGGATCCTGCTGTCGTTCTTCATGAACGGCACCTATGCCGGCGTCTATGCCTATACGGCGGAGGTGTTCCCGACGCCGGTGCGGACCACCGGCGCCGGCCTTGCCTCGGCGATCGGCCGCATCGGCGCGATCGTCTCGCCGATCCTGGTCGGCTACCTCTATCCCAATTTCGGCTTTGCCGGCGTGTTCGGGATCACCACCAGCGTTCTGCTGATCGGTGCGCTCACCGTCGTGGTGATGGGCGTGCCGACGCGCGGCCGTTCGCTGGAAGACATTGCGGCGGGCGAAGTCGCATGA
- a CDS encoding NADPH:quinone oxidoreductase family protein, protein MKAVVVEQYAPIDQIELKDVPPPSMEPGQLRIRVEAAGIGFVDGLKIEGRYQTKDPLPFIPGTEFAGVVTDAPGAPGGYQPGMRVMGMTRSGALAEEIVVRPEALHPLPDGVAAEVAASFRANYLTALYALSARASLCAGEQLLVLGAAGGTGIAAVQIGKLLGARVIAAASTPDKRAFALAHGADAVIDYTQAGWRDTLKELTGGHGADVIFDPVGGEISVQAFRSIAWRGRHLVVGFAAGAIPALPFNLPLLKGGALLGVDLAQIPLREPDVQKRLMLQLTGWLADGQLKPVVGRVFALGDFREAFRTMQTRGALGKMVVRIST, encoded by the coding sequence ATGAAAGCCGTCGTCGTCGAGCAATACGCACCGATCGATCAGATCGAACTGAAGGACGTCCCGCCGCCGTCCATGGAACCGGGACAATTGCGCATCCGCGTGGAAGCTGCCGGGATCGGCTTCGTCGACGGCTTGAAGATCGAGGGACGCTATCAGACCAAAGATCCCCTGCCCTTCATTCCCGGGACGGAGTTCGCGGGCGTGGTGACGGACGCGCCCGGCGCACCCGGCGGCTATCAGCCCGGCATGCGCGTGATGGGGATGACGCGATCGGGCGCGCTTGCCGAGGAGATCGTCGTCAGACCCGAAGCGCTCCATCCCCTGCCCGACGGCGTCGCGGCCGAAGTCGCCGCCTCGTTTCGCGCCAATTATCTGACCGCGCTCTATGCGCTAAGCGCACGCGCCTCGCTCTGCGCAGGCGAACAGCTTCTGGTGCTGGGCGCAGCTGGCGGCACCGGAATTGCGGCAGTCCAGATCGGCAAGCTGCTTGGCGCCCGTGTGATCGCAGCAGCATCGACACCGGACAAGCGCGCGTTCGCGCTGGCGCACGGCGCCGACGCTGTGATCGACTACACGCAGGCGGGCTGGCGCGACACACTGAAGGAATTGACGGGAGGACACGGCGCTGACGTGATCTTCGACCCCGTCGGCGGCGAGATCTCGGTGCAGGCCTTTCGCTCCATCGCCTGGCGCGGCCGTCATCTCGTGGTCGGTTTTGCCGCCGGCGCGATCCCCGCACTGCCGTTCAACCTGCCCCTGCTGAAGGGCGGCGCCCTGCTCGGTGTCGACCTCGCACAGATCCCGTTGCGCGAGCCCGACGTGCAGAAACGCCTGATGTTGCAGTTGACGGGCTGGCTTGCCGACGGCCAGCTGAAGCCTGTGGTCGGTCGCGTCTTCGCGCTGGGCGATTTCCGGGAAGCGTTCAGGACCATGCAAACGCGCGGGGCGCTCGGCAAGATGGTCGTGCGCATCTCGACATAG
- a CDS encoding metal-dependent hydrolase family protein: MPSTLFKNAALLDPLQPDLLEGHHVLVEDNVVREVSDRPLQASVDRTIDLNGKTLMPGLIDLHVHAVAVELNLSQQVHMPNVLVTLRSTLLLRGMLRRGFTTVRDAGGAGHALKQAIETGLTDGPRLFVSGRALSQTGGHGDMRARSDYLASDAPCPCCVRVGALARVADGVDGVRKAAREELQMGADQIKIMASGGVASPTDPVGAFGYSEDEIRAIVEEARGRQTYVLAHAYTAAAIERAVRCGVRTIEHGNLVDAQTARLMAEKGAYVVPTLVTYEALANEGAQYGLPPESVAKIADVRDAGLRSLAIYRDAGVKMGFGSDLLGPSQRLQSDEFRIRAEILGPRAVIASATVIGAEVLGMEGKLGRIVPESIADLLVVDGNPLRDVACLLGQGEHIPLVMKAGKVQFDRLNT; this comes from the coding sequence ATGCCCAGCACCCTCTTCAAAAACGCCGCTCTGCTTGATCCGCTTCAGCCGGATTTGCTGGAGGGCCATCACGTGCTGGTCGAGGACAATGTGGTCAGGGAGGTCTCGGACCGGCCGCTCCAGGCTTCAGTCGACCGCACCATCGACCTCAACGGCAAGACGCTGATGCCCGGCCTGATCGACCTGCATGTCCATGCGGTGGCGGTCGAGCTCAATCTGTCGCAGCAGGTGCACATGCCGAACGTGCTGGTGACGCTGCGCTCGACGCTGCTGCTGCGCGGCATGCTTCGGCGTGGCTTCACCACCGTTCGCGACGCCGGCGGCGCCGGCCATGCGCTGAAGCAGGCGATCGAGACCGGTCTCACCGACGGCCCGCGGCTCTTCGTCTCCGGCCGCGCGCTGAGCCAGACCGGCGGGCATGGCGACATGCGGGCACGTTCGGATTACCTCGCCAGCGACGCACCGTGCCCCTGCTGCGTGCGCGTCGGCGCGCTGGCGCGCGTTGCCGACGGCGTCGACGGCGTGCGCAAGGCGGCGCGCGAGGAGCTGCAGATGGGCGCCGACCAGATCAAGATCATGGCGTCCGGCGGCGTCGCGTCACCGACCGATCCGGTTGGCGCCTTCGGCTACTCCGAGGACGAGATCCGCGCCATCGTCGAGGAGGCGCGCGGGCGCCAGACCTATGTGCTCGCCCACGCCTATACCGCTGCCGCGATCGAGCGCGCGGTTCGCTGCGGCGTGCGCACCATCGAGCACGGCAATCTGGTCGATGCCCAGACCGCGCGCCTGATGGCCGAGAAGGGCGCCTATGTGGTGCCGACGCTCGTCACCTACGAGGCGCTGGCCAATGAAGGCGCGCAATATGGCCTGCCGCCCGAGAGCGTCGCCAAGATCGCCGATGTCCGCGACGCCGGCCTGCGTTCGCTCGCGATCTATCGCGACGCCGGCGTGAAGATGGGGTTCGGCAGCGATCTGCTCGGGCCGTCGCAGCGCCTCCAGAGCGACGAATTCCGCATTCGCGCCGAGATTCTCGGTCCGCGCGCGGTGATCGCCAGCGCCACGGTAATCGGCGCCGAGGTGCTCGGCATGGAGGGCAAGCTCGGCCGCATCGTGCCCGAGTCGATCGCGGACCTGCTGGTGGTCGACGGCAATCCGCTGCGCGACGTCGCCTGCCTGCTCGGCCAGGGCGAGCATATTCCACTGGTGATGAAGGCGGGCAAGGTCCAGTTCGACAGGCTGAACACGTAG
- a CDS encoding substrate-binding periplasmic protein produces MWRIIVACLSLLASGPSPAQEVIRLARIADIPDQYVGGEMLRAVYARLNIRLEFEDVPGKRALALSSAGAVDGEIQRIGSLSRDYPTLVQVTPAINYIEPAVFATKFRFDVAGWDSIRDYSIGIVRGVGSSEAGTRGMARVTATTGLDNMVRMLDADRFDVMVTDLFSGLAAVRKLNLQARIHPLSPPLERIHIYHYLHERHRDLVPKVGKAIAQMEASGELAALREALVKQVLNAP; encoded by the coding sequence ATGTGGCGGATTATCGTCGCCTGCCTGTCACTGCTTGCAAGCGGTCCATCGCCGGCGCAGGAGGTCATCCGGCTGGCGCGCATCGCAGACATCCCCGATCAATATGTCGGCGGCGAGATGTTGCGGGCCGTTTACGCCAGGCTGAACATCAGGCTGGAGTTCGAGGACGTCCCCGGCAAGCGCGCGCTCGCGCTGTCGAGCGCCGGCGCGGTCGACGGCGAGATCCAGCGCATCGGATCGCTCTCGCGCGACTACCCGACGCTGGTCCAGGTCACGCCGGCGATCAACTATATCGAGCCGGCGGTGTTTGCGACGAAATTCCGGTTCGACGTCGCCGGCTGGGACTCGATCAGGGACTACAGCATCGGCATCGTCCGCGGCGTCGGCTCCTCGGAGGCCGGCACGCGCGGCATGGCCCGCGTCACGGCGACCACTGGCCTCGACAACATGGTCAGGATGCTCGATGCCGATCGTTTCGACGTGATGGTCACCGACCTCTTCAGCGGGCTCGCCGCGGTGCGCAAACTCAATCTGCAGGCCAGGATCCACCCGCTCTCGCCGCCGCTCGAGCGCATCCACATCTACCATTACCTGCACGAACGCCATCGCGATCTCGTGCCGAAGGTAGGCAAGGCGATCGCCCAGATGGAGGCGAGCGGCGAATTGGCGGCGCTGCGCGAGGCCCTGGTCAAGCAGGTCTTGAACGCCCCGTAA
- a CDS encoding LysR family transcriptional regulator, which yields MTEGSVTRAANALLMTQPAVSNALARLRDALGDPLFVRSGTGIRPTQRAVVLWEPIGEALETVRGALDEQVFDPRRAQTEFSLSMSDYVASLVMPNLLGHFGKVAPKARVHTVPNTILEIADQLEDNRVDCVLSVYVNEAQQPAAIRSRSLWTVDYACFMRRGHPLAAQKRLSTRSFLGAGHVDVSLAGKTLPSYDLFLASRGLSRNLVATVNHYSAAYEVVRQSDLIAVLPSDLRSQSRHAPFLHAMPLPLKAPPRIVSLFWHQRNDTVPAQRWLRETLVEMFTRSD from the coding sequence ATGACCGAGGGCAGCGTGACGCGCGCCGCCAACGCACTGCTGATGACGCAGCCGGCGGTCAGCAACGCGCTGGCGCGGCTGCGCGACGCGCTCGGCGATCCCCTGTTCGTCAGGTCCGGCACCGGCATCCGTCCGACCCAGCGCGCCGTGGTGCTGTGGGAGCCGATCGGCGAGGCACTCGAAACCGTCCGCGGCGCGCTCGACGAGCAGGTGTTCGATCCGCGCCGCGCGCAGACCGAGTTCAGCCTGTCGATGTCGGATTACGTCGCCTCGCTGGTGATGCCGAATCTCCTCGGCCATTTCGGCAAGGTCGCGCCCAAGGCGCGCGTGCACACCGTCCCCAACACCATTCTGGAGATCGCCGATCAGCTCGAAGACAATCGCGTCGATTGCGTGCTCAGCGTCTATGTCAACGAGGCGCAGCAGCCGGCCGCCATCCGCTCGCGCTCGCTGTGGACGGTCGACTATGCCTGCTTCATGCGGCGCGGCCATCCGCTCGCCGCCCAGAAGCGGCTCAGCACGCGCAGCTTCCTCGGCGCAGGCCATGTCGACGTCAGCCTCGCCGGCAAGACCCTGCCGTCCTACGACCTCTTCCTCGCTTCGCGCGGGCTGTCGCGCAATCTGGTCGCGACCGTCAATCACTACAGCGCCGCTTACGAGGTGGTGCGCCAGTCCGACCTGATCGCGGTGCTGCCGAGCGATCTGCGCTCGCAATCCCGGCACGCGCCGTTCCTGCACGCCATGCCGCTGCCGCTCAAGGCGCCGCCGCGCATCGTCAGCCTGTTCTGGCACCAGCGCAACGACACCGTGCCGGCGCAGCGCTGGCTGCGCGAGACCCTGGTCGAGATGTTCACCAGGTCCGACTGA
- a CDS encoding TMEM175 family protein: MTELKSDQFEMRRLESLSNTIFGVAMTLLAYDLPKAAVFTSAPDWSDLAHVYSGKLAGFALSFIIAGVFWISHHRRLARQPVGSRGAVILNLFFLLSIVLLPVTNGLYTNYGMSSAVAVLYGLHLIAIAGLNAWLWWTILGGWRQEIMASLFPLLVFIPGTIVAAFAPHIAPFVWFIAFGGLAIQRFYGARAGPGA, translated from the coding sequence ATGACCGAGCTCAAATCCGACCAGTTCGAGATGCGGCGGCTGGAATCGCTCAGCAACACCATTTTCGGTGTCGCCATGACGCTTTTGGCCTACGACCTGCCCAAGGCCGCGGTGTTCACCAGCGCGCCCGACTGGAGCGATCTTGCCCATGTCTATTCCGGCAAGCTCGCCGGCTTCGCACTCAGCTTCATCATCGCCGGCGTGTTCTGGATCAGCCATCACCGGCGGCTGGCGCGCCAGCCGGTCGGCAGCCGCGGCGCCGTGATCCTCAACCTGTTCTTCCTGCTCTCGATCGTGCTGCTGCCTGTCACCAACGGCCTCTACACCAATTACGGCATGAGCAGTGCGGTGGCAGTGCTCTATGGCTTGCACCTGATCGCGATCGCCGGCCTCAATGCCTGGCTGTGGTGGACGATCCTCGGCGGCTGGCGCCAGGAGATCATGGCCTCGCTGTTTCCGCTCCTGGTGTTCATCCCGGGCACGATCGTGGCGGCGTTCGCCCCGCATATCGCGCCCTTCGTCTGGTTCATCGCCTTCGGCGGGCTCGCGATCCAGCGCTTCTACGGTGCGCGGGCCGGGCCGGGCGCGTGA
- a CDS encoding ATP-dependent helicase: MATYLDTLNAEQRRAVEHGVADGATVGAPLLVIAGAGSGKTNTLAHRVAHLIVAGADPRRILLMTFSRRAAAEMAGRVERIARKVLGENNAAIMRDALSWAGTFHGIGARLLREYAERIGVDPAFTIHDREDSADLMNLVRHERGLSKTESRFPAKGTCLSIYSRCVNAEMEIEKVLGVHYPWCAGWAAELKGLFAAYVEAKQAQHVLDYDDLLLYWSQMMSDALIAEEIGGRFDHVLVDEYQDTNRLQSSILLALKPDGRGLTVVGDDAQSIYSFRAATVRNILDFPQSFSPRAEMITLDRNYRSTQTVLAAANGVIGLARERFTKNLWTDRAASHKPQLVTVHNEADQARYIVEEVLANREQGALLKHQAALFRTSSHSGPLEIELTRRNIPFVKFGGLKFLDAAHVKDVLALLRFAENPRDRVAGFRILHLLPGVGPATAQRVLDHMAESTDPLAALGQLPVPARTGADWTDFVRTTQNLRYSEWPVDLERVRLWYEPHLDRLHEDSETRRADLMQLEQIASGYASREKFLTELTLDPPDATSDKSGPPLRDEDYLILSTIHSAKGQEWKSVFVLNVVDGCMPSDLGAGTSAELEEERRLLYVAMTRAKDDLHLVVPQRFFVHAQQAKGDRHVYASRTRFIPEQLVYLFERTAWPKAASGAARTAAQGPKIDIGARMRGMWR; the protein is encoded by the coding sequence GTGGCGACATATCTGGACACGCTCAATGCGGAGCAGCGCCGCGCCGTCGAGCATGGCGTGGCCGATGGCGCGACCGTGGGCGCTCCCCTGCTGGTGATTGCCGGCGCCGGCTCCGGCAAGACCAACACGCTGGCCCATCGCGTCGCGCATCTGATCGTCGCCGGCGCCGATCCGCGCCGCATCCTGTTGATGACGTTCTCCCGCCGCGCGGCGGCCGAAATGGCCGGCCGGGTCGAGCGCATCGCCCGCAAGGTGCTGGGCGAGAACAACGCCGCGATCATGCGCGATGCGCTCAGCTGGGCCGGCACCTTCCATGGCATCGGCGCGCGTCTGCTCCGCGAATATGCCGAACGGATCGGCGTCGATCCCGCCTTCACCATCCACGACCGCGAGGATTCCGCCGACCTGATGAACCTGGTCCGGCACGAGCGCGGCCTGTCGAAGACCGAGAGCCGCTTCCCCGCCAAGGGCACGTGCCTGTCGATCTACTCGCGCTGCGTCAACGCCGAGATGGAGATCGAGAAGGTGCTGGGGGTGCACTATCCCTGGTGCGCCGGCTGGGCCGCCGAGCTGAAGGGCCTGTTCGCGGCCTATGTCGAGGCCAAGCAGGCCCAGCACGTGCTCGATTACGACGATTTGTTGCTGTATTGGTCGCAGATGATGAGCGATGCGCTGATCGCCGAGGAGATCGGCGGCCGCTTCGATCACGTGCTGGTCGACGAATACCAGGACACCAACCGCCTGCAATCCTCAATCCTCCTGGCGCTCAAGCCCGACGGACGCGGGCTCACCGTGGTCGGCGACGACGCCCAGTCGATCTATTCGTTCCGCGCCGCCACCGTGCGCAACATCCTGGATTTCCCGCAGAGCTTCTCGCCCCGCGCCGAAATGATCACGCTCGACCGCAACTATCGCTCGACGCAGACCGTGCTGGCTGCGGCCAACGGCGTCATCGGGCTCGCGCGCGAGCGCTTCACCAAGAATCTCTGGACCGACCGCGCCGCCTCGCACAAGCCGCAGCTCGTCACCGTGCACAACGAGGCCGACCAGGCGCGCTACATCGTCGAAGAGGTGCTGGCGAACCGCGAGCAAGGCGCGCTGCTCAAGCACCAGGCGGCGCTGTTCCGGACGTCCTCGCATTCCGGCCCGCTCGAGATCGAGCTGACCCGTCGCAACATTCCGTTCGTCAAGTTCGGCGGGCTGAAATTCCTCGACGCCGCACATGTCAAGGACGTGCTGGCGCTGCTGCGCTTTGCCGAGAACCCGCGCGACCGCGTCGCCGGTTTCCGCATTTTGCATCTGTTGCCGGGCGTCGGCCCCGCGACCGCGCAGCGCGTGCTCGACCACATGGCGGAAAGCACCGATCCGCTCGCCGCACTCGGCCAGCTCCCGGTGCCCGCGCGCACCGGCGCCGACTGGACCGACTTCGTCCGCACCACCCAGAATTTGCGCTATTCGGAATGGCCGGTCGATCTCGAACGCGTGCGACTCTGGTACGAGCCGCATCTCGATCGCCTCCACGAGGATTCCGAGACGCGCCGCGCCGATCTGATGCAGCTCGAGCAGATCGCCAGCGGCTATGCCTCTCGCGAGAAATTTTTGACCGAGCTCACGCTCGACCCGCCGGACGCGACCAGCGACAAATCCGGCCCGCCCTTGCGCGACGAGGACTATCTGATCCTGTCCACCATCCACTCCGCCAAGGGCCAGGAATGGAAATCGGTGTTCGTGCTCAACGTCGTCGACGGCTGCATGCCGTCCGATCTCGGCGCCGGCACCAGCGCCGAGCTCGAGGAGGAGCGCCGCCTGCTCTATGTCGCGATGACCCGCGCCAAGGACGATCTACACCTCGTCGTTCCCCAGCGCTTCTTCGTCCACGCCCAGCAAGCCAAGGGCGACCGCCACGTCTATGCCTCGCGCACCCGCTTCATTCCGGAGCAGCTGGTCTATCTGTTCGAGCGCACCGCCTGGCCGAAGGCTGCAAGCGGCGCCGCCCGCACCGCGGCGCAGGGGCCGAAGATCGACATCGGGGCGCGGATGCGCGGGATGTGGCGGTAG